The Halobacteriovorax sp. DA5 genome segment TGAGGAACCATCGACATATTCTCAGTTCCACCAGCAAGTACACAACTTGCTTCTTCTAATTTAATTAGGCGAACAGCATCGAGAATTGCCTGAATACCCGATCCACATAGTCGATTAATAGTAATTCCAGGAGTAGTTTCAGCGCAGCCGGCTTTTAAAGCGAGATGCCTTCCCCCATACATAGTATCTGTTGATGAAGGAACAACATTGCCCAGGATTACCTGATCAATTAGCTCGGCCTTAACACCTGTTTCACTAAGTAGTGAATTTGTGGCAGCAATAGCTAAGTCAACTGGCTTAATATCCATTAAAGAACCACCAAATTTACCAAATGGTGTTCGTTTTCCACCTACTAAAAATACGCGACGGCCTTTATTTAAGGACATATTTGCCTCCATTCACTTACAGTTAAATACTTACTAAAATATATTAGGACGCTTTTATGTCCTAGTCAAAGAAGAGTAATTTATGTCAACAGAAATCAATCGCCAACAGCTAGAGAGATTCAAACAGCAAGAGTACAAGCGACACTCCTATCAACTAAAGAAGGCAAAGCTTGAGAACTCTCAGGAGTATCAGAAGACTGAGAAAAAGCATCTTGCAGACCTAAAAAGACTCAACAAACACTATGAAACAGAAATTAAAAGTGTTGAAAACAGTACAGAACTTAAGTTAAAGCAAATTAGAGACAAGCAAACTGAACTTGTTAAAGAAGAACATGGTCGCATGGAGCTTGAGCTTGAAAATATGAAAAAGTCTCATCAGGCCAGAGTTGCAGAACTTAAAGAAACTCATGATAATCAGATCTCGCAAATGAATGAGTCCCACAAAGACACGCTTGAGCAAGCACGAGAGAAATACATGAAAGAAAAAATGAAATGGGAAGAGGCTTAATCTCCCAAAGGAAAGTAAATGGAAGCTAATAAGCAAAATGGTGGTGTATTTATAAATGGAAAGGCTCAAATTATTGAGATGCTGAAGTTTATGAATGCGGATGAAAGGGCGACTCTTTTGAAAAATATTCAAATGAGAAATCCTACACTTGCTAAAGAACTTTATGCTGAAAGTATTACTTTCGATACGATCTATGCACTAGATGAGATCGACTTAAATCAAGTAGTTAAATTTATTAAGGCACCAGTGATTGGTGTTGCACTTAAAGAATGTGAGAAATCTTTTCAAAAGAAAGTTCTTACAATTTTACCTAGAGAAGCGGCAGAAGAAGCCTACTCTTACCTAGTAAAAAATCTTGGTGCAAATGAAGCACGCGATATTCAAAGAGCAAGAAAGCGTGTCACAGATACTATTGTCGCCCTCAACAACAGAGGACGACTAAGTCTATAAATCACATTTATAATTAATTTTACGATCATCGATTTGGGGGCAGTTCTTGATATTGCCCTCAAATTCTGCCCTCAACTCTTTTGTATTTAACTGAAGATCTAATAGCTCTATCTGAAGAAGTATTCCATCCTCACTCAACTGATCAAGACATTTTGCCTTAATAGAATATTCACACTTGGCAGGATTTATCTTAGCAAGATTAACAAGAGCATTTTTTAGTCTCTCATTTCCATTGGCCTTCTTCTCTATCCAGCTATCAATATCATCGCGAACTCCATTTGAGTTAGCATCAGCTCCACCATGCCAATCATTATTATTGCCACTACATCCTATTAAGAACGCACAAAGAAAGAATAACGATAGTCTATTCATTGATTAACTTCCTAAATTTAGCTTCTACTTCATCAGTAAAAACAAAGTCGCTACTTTTAGTTGTATCGAATATTTTATGTTCTGCTAAAATATTAATAGCACTATCAAGACGATCGATTGTTGTGTTAACAATTTTTTTAAGCCACAGTTCATTTGAGTCGATAATTTTTGAAATTTCTGTAATTGGAATTGGGACGACTTCAACATCCTCAATTGTAAAACAAGACTCATCATAAACCTTACGATTGATTCCCCCCGAAACACCTAAGAAATCACCTTTCTTATGAGTACCAGTTGGTACAAGTCTTCCACTTTGTTCTTTTACAGTTAAAAGCGTTCCTGACTTCACAAGGAAGACAAATTCAGCACTTGCACTTTCTTTAAAAAGTAGGCTTTCAATCTCAACCTTACTCGTTTCATACGCGGTAAACGTCATCGATCTCTCCTCTAAGTGCCGTACCATAACGAAGTCCATAAGTTGAAAAATGGATATTCTTCGCTTCAATCTTATTTAGAATAGTCTGTGCACAAATCGCTCCAGACTGTATTGTTTTTGATCTTTTTCCAAGAAAAGCAAATTGTTTTCCAAGAGCTTTCGAATCTACTAATTGTATTCGATCAGTACTTTCATTAAAATCAGCTAATGAAATTGAATATTCATTAATAGCTTCCGCATTATAAGAATCTTCACCAGAAAACATTAATGCTAAACTAGTAAGAGTTCCAGCAACACCAATAACATCCTGTCCAAGATAAGATTCTAGGTTAAAGCTTTCAAAAATTTCATCTATTTTATTTCTTAGTTGGCCATCTCTAATCCAGTCATCAACTCGAACTGAACCAATTGGTAAAGAAACCGTTTCAATTATTTCAAACGGCTTTGTCTTTATTAAAATTAATTCACTAGAAGCTCCACCAACATCTAAAATAAGTTGTTTTTTGGATTTCTTCTTCATCATTTCATTTATACCAAAAGCAGTATAGAAAGCCTCTCCTTCTCCAGATATAATTTCAATATCCAAATCAAGTTCAGACTTAATTCTAGAGAAAAAATCAGGTGCATTCTTAGCAACACGAGAAGCTTCTGTTGCAGTAATAATAATATTTTTGCAACCTAATCTTAGACATTCCTCTTTATACTCTTTTAAAGCTTTAAAAGTATCTTCCATTGATTTTTCTTGAAAAACACCTTCTTTATCTAAACCTCGTCCAAGTCCTGTAATTGTAGAAAACTCTTGAACAATTTCCTTTGTATCGCGATCAATAACGAGCAAAAGTGTAGAGTTCGATCCGATATCGACCGAAGCAATTAAGTTTTTAGTCATTTTTAAAAATACCCTTAAATAATTTTTTAATTTTGCCTTTATTTTTTTGAAGGACTTTATCTGATTCTTTCTTTAATAAATTTTTTGCGGCACTCTTTGCTAACTCTTCGAGAGTATATTTATAGTCAGTATTTAGCGCATACCCAATACCTTCTAATCGAAAAGGAATTTTAGCTGTTCCATAGTCTCTATTCAGATCATGCTTTAATTCTTCTTCATTAACAACAACCGCTCCAAGTAATTCACCTGGGGCCTTGAAATCAATTTTCCCATTGCCTTCTAAAGCATATTTTCCTTCATCTAAAATAACCTTATAACTTTTAAATTGATGATAGCGATCGTCTAGGCGTCCATTAAAAGATACTTCGTTAATGTCACCGTTAATTGTAATATCTTTGCTCGCTAACTTATCAAGCTTCTGAAATAAGTTTCCAACTACCTTACCTAAGTTTATTTTATGCAGCTTAGCTTCTTTGATATTTAAAGCGACATTGAAGTCATACTCTTTACCAATCATTTTACCATCTAAATTACCCGACGCTTTACCTTCAATTGATTTAACAATACCTTTTGGAATAAAAAGAGCAGCGCTTACAATATCAACGTCAGTGAATGAAGCTTTTAGTTCAGTAGTTTTTCCCTTCTTATGAATCTCAGACTCAAGATTCAGATTCAAAGGAGCAGTCCCAAGTTTAAGCCTATTTGTAGAAATACTTAATTTCTTTCTATTTACACTTATACCTAACTGACCATTAATCGGTGATTCACCTAAAATAACATTCGAGAATTTAATCTTTGATTTTACAGGATAGTTTGAAAATACCTCACCACTTGTACTAGAAATATCAATATCAGTATTCTCATCTTTTTCTTCGACATCTCGAACCGTTTTATGTTCCGGCATCTTTTCTTTAATTTCTGTCGGAATTTGAATATCTTGTAAATGTAAATTCACTGTAGAAGTTTTTAAATAATCGAAACGGTCAACTCCTAAAACAAAAGGTGTAGACTGACCTACTTTTACAATACCTTCCAATAACTTCAACTCAATTGCAGATCGGATTTGCTTGCTATTGAGATTATTTTTCACATTAACATTTACAGGAATTCCAAGTGCAACGAGATTGCTATCAACTGTCGTTGTAAGACTTGGGAATAGCTTCTCATTTTTCGAAGTGATGCTTCCCTCAACTCTCAGATTGCCATCTTTAATTTTAACGCCATAATCTGCAACATTTACAAAATAAGAAACAATATTTTCAAGATTACTTTCTAAATTTATATTATGTAACTTTAATATTCCCTTTTCTAAGTCGTAGTCTAATTTCGATTTCATGAACTGATGTTCTTCCAGAGCAACCACAACCTTTGAAGACATCAATTTCTTTTCAACATCACCGTCCATTTTTACAGAGAATTTTTTTAATGGCTTAACAATTAGATTCGACTTTATGTTATTAATATCAACTTCGGCATTAAAGTTCAGTTTTTTCTCTTCTAACCATCTATCTAGTACCGTCTCTCCAATAATGAGAAGGTCAAATGATGTTTCATTTGTTTTTCCTTTCGAAAGAATGAAGTGAGACTTAAGTTCAAAAACAGAAGTTGTATTAAAACCAATATCTCTTAAAGCAAGTTTTTCAATTTTTACTTCACCAAAACCACTATCTCTTAATGCATAATTTGCATTAATATTTGTTACGTTAAAGTTTAGTGAGGCGTCAGAGAAAAAACTTAAGACGGCCAGACCAGGGCCATTATCTTCACTTTCTTCTTTTATCTTGATTGATTTTTTATCTTCCTGCTCAAAGCTTACAACTGCTTTTGAGGCAAAAGAGTTTTCCCAATTTGATCCCTTCTTAAATTCTATATAGCTAACTTTAGGATTATCAATATTAACAGAAATTGTTCCGTAACCCATTAACATCGTCCAAAATGGAATCTCTATTTGAAGATTTTCAAATGAGCATAGAGGTAGTTTTCTTCCACCATGAGGATAGAGAATATCAACTCCTCTAATATTCACTTTAGAGTTAAGGCCTAGGGAATAGTCTAGAGACTGCGTTAAAACTTCCGCATTAGGTAATGTTTTTTGCAGCTGTGTTGTAAAGGCTTGTCTAATTGCATCTGGTTTTAAGTTTCGTTTAGCAACAATTAAAATAATTGCAGAAAAAACAATTAGAAACGCTAAAAATAAAAAAATTATTTTTAATGGTGACTTAGTTTTCACATACCCTCCAATGGTATTTTAGATTAAAGTCAGTGGCGCAAACTTTGCCATAAATTTCTTTTGTGCACCGTCATTAAATTTAATCGTTACCTTTTCATCTCCTGAAGGTCCGATACATTCTAAAACCGTTCCTTCTCCATAAAGAGAGTGAACAATCCTTGAACCCTTAGGATAAGTTACTTTTTTTGCACTTATACTTGGCGATTTTTCAACTCGGTAAACTGGTTCATCATCGTAAACTGGATCGCATAGATCGTCCCAATCATCATCCATTGATTGTTGGCGTCCACCACCTAGCTTTTTCCATATATAAAATTTATTCGGTATTTCTTGGATAAATCGACTGAAGCCATTAAAGCGTAGCTGACCAAATAACATTCGACCTTGGGCAAATGTAATATAAAGTCTCTTCATCGCTCTTGTCATCGCAACGTAGAAAAGTCGACGCTCCTCCTCTATTGCTGTTTCTCCATTTTCAATCGATTGATAACTTGGAAAAACAGTCTCTTCAACTCCTGTCACAAAGACATATTCAAACTCAAGCCCTTTTGCTCCGTGAATCGTCATTAAAGAAACTTCGCCTTGATTCTCTTCTTCTTGTCCAATTGCTGAGTTATCAAGAGTTATCGTTTCTAGAAATGCTCCGAAACGTCCGTTAGGGTTCTGATCCTCAAATTGTGTAAATGCACTTCCAAGCTCTTCAAGGTTTTCCATTCGAGCTTGAGACTCATAGTCCTTTGCAGCTCGAAGCATTTCCCAATAACCAGATTCATAAAGGAGCTTTTCATAAACGGTCTCTAATGCTTCCCCCTCATCATGAGCTACTTTAGCTTCAGTAATGAGATGTACAAATTGAGACAGTGAAGACTTAACTCGAGACGAAAGCCTTATATGTTTAAAATCTTCTGGGTTATCCACAACTCTATTCACAACTTCCCAAAGAGAACTATCTGACTTAATCGCCTCCTCTTCAATCTTTCTTAAAGTTGTGGCACCAATTCCACGAGTTGGTACATTGATAATTCGACTTAATGCTAGCGAGTCCTTGTCATTAACAAGAAGTCTAATATAAGCAATTAGATCTTTAATTTCTTTTCTTTCGTAAAACTTAATCCCACCAACAACTCGATATGGGATATTTGATTTTCTAAGTGCATCTTCAATTTGTCTCGACTGAGAATTCGTACGATAGAAGACGGCCATTTCATCGTAATTGACTCCATCTTCACTATGATGATGGATTAATTGTTCAGCGACAAAATCAGATTCTTCTCTATCACTAGAGCACTCAACGATCTCAATTGATTCACCTTCTGGATTATCAGTCCACATACTCTTGCCTTTACGCTGAGTATTTCGTGCAATTACAGCTCCTGCTGCTTCAATAATATTTTTAGAAGAACGGTAATTTTGTTCCAACTTTAAAATTTGAGCATCACTATAAACTTCTTCAAAGTCTAAGATGTTTCGAATATCCGCTCCACGCCAAGAATAGATCGATTGATCTTCATCCCCAACAACACAAATATTCCTTCTTTTCTTTGCTAGTTTTGTGACTAGGTCGAATTGGGCACGGTTCGTATCCTGATACTCGTCGACAAGAATATAACGAAAACGCTCTTGATATCTTTCGAGTACTTCTGGAAATTTTTCAAATAATTGAATAACACCAGAAATAAGGCCACCGAAGTCAGTGGCGTTAGCTTTGTGCAACTCTTTTTCGTATTCAAGATACATATCGTAGAAAATATCATCACTTTCTACTTCATAATCTTTATCTGAAATATCACGATCAGGATAATGACCGTGATTTTTTAGGTCTTCAATAAAATATAAAACTTCAAATGGAGAAGTTTCTTTTTGCGAAATTCCACGTCGATTTAAAATCGCTTTAACAACACTTTTTTGCTCACTAGTATCATAAATCGTAAAATTTCTACTAAGGCCTAAGTAATTTGCCTCAGACCTTAGCATTTTTGCACAAAAAGAGTGGAAAGTAGTAACTTGAAGAGCACCAACATCACAACTTACATCACGTCCGACACGATCTCGCATTTCTTTAGCGGCTTTATTTGAGAAAGTAAGTGCCAATAGTTGAAATGGAGAAATATTCTTCTCTTCTAAAAGATACGCAATCTTTGTAACAAGAGTTCTCGTTTTTCCAGATCCTGCACCAGCAAGGATCATCATTGGTCCATCAATCTCTTTAACGGCTTGACGTTGTTGAATATTGAGGTGGTCTAACTTCATTAAAATTCCTATTTACTCTTTTCTTTTTATTCAACAGTAACTGACTTTGCCAGGTTTCTTGGCTTATCAATATCTGTCCCTAAATTCTTCGCAATATAATAAGCAAGAAGTTGGTTTACTACGTTTACGTAAAGTGGTGCCAAGTCTCCAAGCCCGTCAAAGTCTAATTCAATATAGTGATCAGAGATCTCTCTTAAATCTTCCTTACCTTTTGGACCAATTGAAACAATAAGACCTTTACGTGCCTTAATTTCTTGAATATTCGAAACTGTTTTTTCAAATAAATCTTCACCGACTAGGGCAACGTTAACTTTCTCTTCATCAATAAGAGCAATTGGACCATGCTTTAACTCACCTGAAGCATAACCTTCGGCGTGAACGTAAGCGATTTCTTTGAGCTTTAGTGCTCCTTCTAGGGCAATTGGAAAATATGCTCCACGACCAGTATAGAAGAAACCTTTATACTTATAAATTGCATCAGCAACATCTTTAATTGGTTTTGTATTATCTAAAAGTTGCTCAACTCTTTCAGCAAGAAGACTATAGCGTGAAGAAAGAGAGTTTCTTAAATCATCAGACATACCACCATTAGAAATAACTTCTGAAAGAGTCTTTCCAGTTAATACTTGTTGAGTAAATGCCTTTGTTGAAGCAACACCAATCTCAACACCTGCGCGAATCATAAGATTCACATCACAGTCACGATAAAGAGTAGATCCTTCAGTGTTTACAATTGAAAGTGATTTCATTCCTTTCTCTTTACACATCGTTTGCGCAGCTAAAGTATCTGCTGTTTCACCAGACTGAGAGATGAACATTGCTAGTTCATTTTGACTAAGAATTGGATTGCGGTAGCGGAACTCACTTGCAACTTCTGTAAAACATCTAATGCGATTATTTGATTCGAAGTAATCTTTAATTACAAGACCAGCATAGTAAGCAGTACCACAAGCTGTAATACTAATTGCATCCATTGGTAGTTTAATTGCTGACTCTAAACTCTCTTTTCCTTCACCTTGAAAGTAATATTGAGTTAGAGAACGAATTAACTCAGGCTGTTCGTGAATTTCTTTAAGCATATAGTGCTCAAAATCACCTTTAGATGCAGGATCGTGATCGATCGTTTGCTCTTTTGACATATAACGATGAGTCTTAGATCCATCAAGCTCATAAAAATTTAATAGCTGATTATTTTTTACACTTAGGTGACAAAGAACATTATCTTCAGGGAAGTAAATTCGAGTGGCCATACCAGCAAGAGCATATGGATCACTTGAAACAAATACTTCAGAATTTACTTCATTACTTCCACATACTAATGGAGCACCTTTTTTAATTGCAAAGATTTCATCTGTTTCACGATTTAATACAACAAATGCAGAAAATCCTTCAATTCTTTCAAATGATTTAATTACAGCTTCTTTGATTGGAGTACCTTGGCGTTTATGAAAAATTAAAAGCCCAAGAAATGTTTCCGAGTCAGTTTCTGATTCGAAATAAATCCCTTGTTCTTTAAGTTCGTTTCTAATTTCATTGGCATTTTCAATGATTCCATTGTGAACCATCGCAATTCCATCTTTAGTCGAAACGTGTGGGTGCGCATTGTAATCTGTTACACCACCGTGAGTGGCCCAACGAGTGTGCCCAATACAAGATCTTGCATGAATATCTTTACCTTCAAGCTCAGCTTCAAGGTTTCCAATTTTTCCTTCTTTTTTATAAACGAGAAGCTCATCATTTTTGCTGATGAAACTAACTCCAGCTGAATCGTACCCACGGTACTCTAATCTTCTAAGTCCTTCTAGAACAACGTCAACTGAATTTGATGGCCCAAGATGCCCAACAATTCCGCACATAGTCACTTCCTTATATGTTTAAAAAATACTAATTAAAGAAAGATACCATTATGCGGGCGAAAATAAAATTTTTGCGAGCCTATTTGTCGCTTTTTTTCCTAATGAAACGCCTTGCCATTCCTTCTTTCGTCTCTTGACGCCCTCTGGCAATTGCAAATGATCCATCTGGCATACTTTTGCTAATTGTTGAACCTGATGCAACATAGCATTCTTTACCAATCTCAATAGGTGCAATCATTTGTGAATCTGATCCAATAAAAGATCCATCACCAATAATTGTTTTGTGCTTATTGGCCCCGTCGTAATTACAAGTAATGAAGCCACAACCAATATTTACATTGTCGCCAATTTCAGCATCTCCTGCATAGCTTAAGTGTGAAACAGCTGACTTTTTACCAATCTTAGATTTTTTTATTTCGACAAAGTTTCCAATTTTTGCACCTTCACCAATATCACTTCCTGGACGAAGCTGCGCCATCGGTCCAATTGAAGCGCCTTTTGAAACTTTTGAATCTGTAATATATGAATTGGCCTTAATAATGGCTCCATCTTCAATGATTGAATTCTTAATTGTTACACCTTGCTCAATCACTACATTTTTTCCAATCACTGTTTTGTCATCGATAAAAGCATTTTGATAAAGTTGTGTTCCTTGTCCAATATTTTTAGAATAACAGTAAGTATGCGAAGGATCTGAGAAACGCACTCCCGCTTCTAACATCAGGAAACGAGCAATTGAGCGCCTTAGATAAATATCTGCATCTGAAAGTTGAATAAGGTTATTTACACCTAAAAACTCACGAGCATCTTCAAAAAGAAGTGGAGTTACATTGGCTTCAGGGTTAAAGGTATCCGTAAGGTAAAACTCACCTGACTTATTATTATCAGAAAGATTGAATACATGATCCATTAAATAAAGTGTTTTAAAAATATAAAGACCCGAGTTAACTTCTGTCACAAGTCTTTGCTCTTCAGTTGCATCTTTTTCTTCAACAATCTGAAAGCCTGTCCCCTTACGAATAATTCTTCCGTAACCTGTAGGATTACTTGCTGAAAAAGTTGCACAAACTGCATTTGAACCTTTCTCAATCTCTTCAATGAGAGCGTTAATTGTTTCTTTTGTAATTAATGGTGTATCTGCACATGTCACAATTGTATAATCATAGCCACGAGAGTTTTCAAAATCCTTCAAATAAGTCTGAACGGCATGCCCTGTCCCTAATTGCTCTTTTTGATAAACGTAATTTATACCTGTAAAGCGTTCATTAACATGTTCTTCAACAAGTTCACGTTGATGACCAGTAACTAAAGTGATATCTCCAAAATCTTTAAATGTTTCGATGACATAATCGACTAAAGTATTTTGGTGTAAAGGTGCAAGAGGTTTTGGAATATCCATTTTAAGTCTTGTTCCCTTACCTGCAGCTAATACAACTACCGCAACTTTCTTCGTTGTCTTCTGTGACATATAAAAACTCCTAATAACCGACTATATCGGTCTCTTTTCACTCTATGCGATTACAACACATTAACTAAATCATAGCAAAAAAATCAGTTAAAAAACTCAAAAAAATCACGCATTTTCGCTCTTTTTATTAAAGAGTTTTTTTTATTGCCCGATGTTAATTAAGAACAAATTGCCTATATTGCGCCGACCTGTTGGAGGAAAGATTTATGGTTACAAATTACGAGGGTGAGAACATTGAGTTTAAGGAAGAATTGGCCCTCTTACCAATCCGAGACTTAGTTATTTATCCATTTATGATTTTACCTCTATTTGTTGGTAGAGAAGCATCAATCAAAGCTATTGACCACGCTATTAATCATTCAGATCGTCTGATTCTACTTTCGAGTCAGAAAGATATTGTTGCGGAACATCCTGCACCAGAAGAGATTTATGAACTTGGTACTGTTGCCATGATCATGAGAATGAGAAAACTTCCTGATGGAAGAATCAAAATTCTAGTTCAAGGTTTATCAAAAGCTAGAATTACTTCATTTGAACAACAATCACCTTTCTATATTACTAAAGTTGAAAAGGTTGAAGATATTACGACTGATAGCTCTAATATTGCAACGACTGCACTTATGAGAACTATTAAAGAACAACTTGAAAAAGTTATTCAACTCGGAAAAGTTCTTTCTCCAGATATCTTAATGGTTCTAGAAGATATTACAGATGCCTCAAGACTAGCGGATTTAATTGCATCAAACTTAAATCTACACGTTTCTGAAGCACAAACAATTCTTGAAACATTAGATCCAGTTGATCGCCTACACGCAATCAATGATATTCTAAATCGTGAATTAGAAATCCTAATGATGCAACAGAAGATGAAGACAAACTCTTCAACTGAAAGTGCAAATCAAAGAGATGTATTCCTTAAGGAACAGATCAAGGCAATTAAATCAGAACTTGGTGATGGTTCTTCAGAGCAAGATGAATTCGCAGAATTCAAGAAAAGAGTTGAAGAAGCAGGTATGCCAGAAGAAGTTCTTAAAGAAACGACAAAGCAACTGGCACGTCTAGAGAAGATGCACCCAGATTCATCTGAAGCAAGCATCATGAGAAATTATATTGAGTGGATGTGTGACCTTCCATGGAGTAAAAAATCTGAAGAGCATATTGATCTTGACTCAGCTCTTGAGATTCTTGATGAAGATCACTTTGAACTTACTCAAATCAAAGAAAGAATTCTTGAGCACCTAGCAGTTAGACAACTTAAGGGTGATGATATGAAAGGACCAATCCTATGTTTCCAAGGTCCTCCTGGTGTTGGTAAAACTTCACTTGGGAAGTCAATTGCTCGTGCTACGGGAAGAGAGTTTGTAAGAATTTCTCTTGGTGGTGTTAAAGATGAAGCAGAGATTAGAGGTCATAGAAGAACATATGTTGGAGCAATGCCAGGTCGTTTTATCCAAGCGATGAAGCAAGCAAAAACAAACAACCCTGTTGTTCTACTTGACGAAATCGACAAGCTATCTGGTGACTACAAAGGTGATCCATCTGCAGCTCTACTTGAAGTACTTGATCCTGAACAAAATGTAGAGTTTAGAGATCACTACCTAAACGTACCATTTGATCTTTCAAACTGTATGTTTATTGCGACTTCAAATATGCTTGAAAATATTCCAGGTCCATTAAGAGATCGTATGGAAGTAATCAATCTATCTGGTTACACAAGAGAAGAAAAAGTTGAAATCTCTAAGAGATATATCATTCCAAAGCAAATGGATGAAAATGGTATCAATGATGAGCACGTAGTATTTACTGATGAAGGTGTTGAGAGTGTTATCGAGCACTACACATCTGAAGCGGGCCTTCGTAATCTAGAAAGAAGAATCGGTACACTATGTCGTAAAGTTGCAATGAAAATTGCAAAAGGCGATATGGGAAAAACACACATCGTGAAAGATACTGTTGTTAAATACCTTGGTCCACCAATCTTCGTAAAAGAAGATCACAAAGATGAGGATGAAGTTGGAGTGTCAACTGGTCTAGCTTGGACATCTCATGGTGGTGAAGTTCTTTACATCGAAACAACAAAGATGAAAGGACAAGGACTAACTCTTACAGGTCAACTTGGTGACGTAATGAAAGAGTCTGCAAAAACAGCAATTAACTACATCAGATCACGTGCACTTTACATGGGAATTGATGAAGATATTTTTGAAAACCACGAGTTTCACGTACACTTACCAGCTGGAGCCACTCCAAAAGATGGACCTTCTGCAGGTATCACGCTAGCAACTGCCCTAGTATCAAATTGTACAGGCGTTCCAGTAAGTCGTGATGTTGCAATGACTGGTGAGATTACTTTAACAGGTAAAGTTCTTCCAATTGGTGGACTAAAAGAAAAAGCATTAGCTGCTCTTAGAATGGGTATCTCAACAGTTGTTATCCCATGGGGCAACAAGAAAGATCTTGTTGATATCCCTGAAAACCTAAGAGAACAGATTAATTTTGTTCCTGTTAAAACAATTGATGAAGTTCTTGATATCGCTCTAGTAGATTGGGCAGGTTACAAGAAAGAAGTTCAAATGAAAAAAGTGGACGAAAAACATCAAGAAAAAAGAAAAGCAGGCGTTGCCGCTTAAATAATGAGGGCCAACAAGGCCCTCTTTTTTTTTATCCAACATTAACTTAAAATGGAATGTATATGGGAAAAGAAGAAATGAAAGTAATGATTGTTGATGACTCTGAGATCTCTAGAACTTCTGTTAAAGATATTTTAGAGCAAGAAGGATATGAGGTCGTTGGCTGTGTTGGAAATGCACAGGAAGCGCTAAAACTATCTTTTGACGTTTCGCCAACTCTATTTATCATTGATGTTATTATGCCTGAAATTAGTGGCCTAGAACTAGCTGAATCAGT includes the following:
- the glmU gene encoding bifunctional UDP-N-acetylglucosamine diphosphorylase/glucosamine-1-phosphate N-acetyltransferase GlmU, producing MSQKTTKKVAVVVLAAGKGTRLKMDIPKPLAPLHQNTLVDYVIETFKDFGDITLVTGHQRELVEEHVNERFTGINYVYQKEQLGTGHAVQTYLKDFENSRGYDYTIVTCADTPLITKETINALIEEIEKGSNAVCATFSASNPTGYGRIIRKGTGFQIVEEKDATEEQRLVTEVNSGLYIFKTLYLMDHVFNLSDNNKSGEFYLTDTFNPEANVTPLLFEDAREFLGVNNLIQLSDADIYLRRSIARFLMLEAGVRFSDPSHTYCYSKNIGQGTQLYQNAFIDDKTVIGKNVVIEQGVTIKNSIIEDGAIIKANSYITDSKVSKGASIGPMAQLRPGSDIGEGAKIGNFVEIKKSKIGKKSAVSHLSYAGDAEIGDNVNIGCGFITCNYDGANKHKTIIGDGSFIGSDSQMIAPIEIGKECYVASGSTISKSMPDGSFAIARGRQETKEGMARRFIRKKSDK
- a CDS encoding response regulator, with the translated sequence MGKEEMKVMIVDDSEISRTSVKDILEQEGYEVVGCVGNAQEALKLSFDVSPTLFIIDVIMPEISGLELAESVANNFPNAKIMMMSSLDIESVCIEAISSGAQDFLVKPFKREDLLRAVDKLTHDIASEKAS
- the lon gene encoding endopeptidase La; translation: MVTNYEGENIEFKEELALLPIRDLVIYPFMILPLFVGREASIKAIDHAINHSDRLILLSSQKDIVAEHPAPEEIYELGTVAMIMRMRKLPDGRIKILVQGLSKARITSFEQQSPFYITKVEKVEDITTDSSNIATTALMRTIKEQLEKVIQLGKVLSPDILMVLEDITDASRLADLIASNLNLHVSEAQTILETLDPVDRLHAINDILNRELEILMMQQKMKTNSSTESANQRDVFLKEQIKAIKSELGDGSSEQDEFAEFKKRVEEAGMPEEVLKETTKQLARLEKMHPDSSEASIMRNYIEWMCDLPWSKKSEEHIDLDSALEILDEDHFELTQIKERILEHLAVRQLKGDDMKGPILCFQGPPGVGKTSLGKSIARATGREFVRISLGGVKDEAEIRGHRRTYVGAMPGRFIQAMKQAKTNNPVVLLDEIDKLSGDYKGDPSAALLEVLDPEQNVEFRDHYLNVPFDLSNCMFIATSNMLENIPGPLRDRMEVINLSGYTREEKVEISKRYIIPKQMDENGINDEHVVFTDEGVESVIEHYTSEAGLRNLERRIGTLCRKVAMKIAKGDMGKTHIVKDTVVKYLGPPIFVKEDHKDEDEVGVSTGLAWTSHGGEVLYIETTKMKGQGLTLTGQLGDVMKESAKTAINYIRSRALYMGIDEDIFENHEFHVHLPAGATPKDGPSAGITLATALVSNCTGVPVSRDVAMTGEITLTGKVLPIGGLKEKALAALRMGISTVVIPWGNKKDLVDIPENLREQINFVPVKTIDEVLDIALVDWAGYKKEVQMKKVDEKHQEKRKAGVAA